A stretch of Eleutherodactylus coqui strain aEleCoq1 chromosome 2, aEleCoq1.hap1, whole genome shotgun sequence DNA encodes these proteins:
- the LOC136610236 gene encoding olfactory receptor 5V1-like: MTNHCENTSVTDFYILGFYAFKTKQIVLFLGIMVMYLLTFFGNLLITMFICLMSKLHTPMYFFVCNLAVVDVIYVLSTLPKLLIITITQNNRISFYDCMAQLYFFTFSVGCDIFVLTSTAFDRYVAICNPLHYSLIMNRNVCITIAAFCWTLSSMNSLLLTLLTSVLNFCNSHKINHFFCDLKTLTELSSSDTSSREIFMFIEDIFSAFVPFSLTITSYVQIISTILKIRSSETRLKAFSSCSSHLTTVILFYGPILIVYMKPKSEHSAEQDNLISLLYVAVVPMLNPFVYSLRNKDVLKAIRKLTSRKRVDA; the protein is encoded by the coding sequence ATGACAAATCATTGTGAAAACACATCAGTGACTGATTTCTACATTTTGGGTTTCTATGCTTTCAAGACTAAACAAATTGTGTTATTTCTTGGAATTATGGTGATGTACTTATTGACATTTTTTGGGAACCTGTTGATTACTATGTTCATCTGTTTAATGTCAAAACTACATACTCCAATGTATTTCTTTGTATGCAATCTTGCTGTTGTAGATGTTATTTATGTCTTATCCACTCTTCCAAAACTACTGATTATCACTATAACCCAGAATAACAGAATTTCATTCTATGACTGTATGGCTCAGCTGTATTTCTTTACATTCAGTGTTGGGTGTGATATCTTTGTATTAACATCTACGGCTTTTGATCGCTATGTAGCAATCTGCAATCCCTTACACTACAGTCTGATCATGAACAGAAATGTTTGCATCACAATAGCTGCTTTTTGCTGGACTTTGTCTTCTATGAACTCATTATTGTTGACCTTGCTTACATCTGTGCTGAATTTTTGCAATTCCCACAAAATCAACCATTTCTTCTGTGATCTTAAAACATTGACTGAGTTGTCTTCAAGTGATACTTCTAGCAGGGAAATCTTTATGTTTATAGAAGACATTTTTAGTGCCTTTGTTCCATTTTCACTCACTATAACTTCTTATGTACAAATTATCTCCACTATTTTGAAGATCCGATCTTCTGAAACACGGCTTAAGGCTTTTTCTAGTTGCTCTTCCCATCTCACAACAGTTATATTATTCTATGGTCCAATATTAATTGTGTACATGAAACCGAAATCAGAACATTCTGCCGAACAAGATAACTTAATTTCATTACTGTATGTAGCCGTGGTTCCAATGCTAAATCCATTTGTCTATAGTTTGAGGAACAAAGATGTATTGAAGGCTATTCGAAAGTTAACTTCAAGAAAAAGGGTTGATGCTTAA